In Spirosoma pollinicola, the genomic window AGTTGGTAAATATGGACCTCAATAACATTGCTGCCCATATCGAAATCGACCGACCAGACCTTCTCGGCAATTTCATTTTTAGTCACCAATTGCCCGGCCTTACGCATCAGCAATTCGAGCAGGGCAAATTCACGGTTAGTCAGTTCGAGCGTCGTTTTACTTTTGGAAACCTCATGCTTAATGAGCCGCATTTCCAGATCGGCTACCCGTAAAACAACATCATCGCCTGTGGTAGTTCGGCGTTGTAGCACGCGAATACGAGCCAGTAATTCATTAAAATCGAACGGCTTTCGCAAGTAATCGACTGCGCCTAAATCCAGTCCCTGCACCACCTTATCCGGATCACTCAGCGCCGACAGAATCATAACCGGAACGGTTAGCCCGAACGAACGCAGGTTTTGCAAGACTTCAAAGCCCGTTTGTCCGGGCAGCATCAGATCGAGAAGCACCAGGTCATATAGTCCACCGGCAATATGATTGAGCCCCTCAGAACCTGAGTGGGTTAGATCGGCGACATGGCCGTGTTGCTCCAGCCCCTGTTTAATAAACCGGGCCAGTTTACGCTCGTCTTCGATAATCAGGATTTTCAATTGGCGAAAGAGTGAATGAGCGAAAGAGCGAAAAGTTGTTAGGCATGCTATTTTCCCGTACCCACTCTTTTGCTATTTCGCTCTTTAATTAGCGTACCAAATATTGTTGTCCGTTAATGGTTAATACCGACGCTCGGAGAACGTTCACTTTCTCAAGGTGCACCTGCCCATCTCTGAGGGTCTTAGGATAGCCCTGCACGGTTATTGTGCTTCCTTTTTTGGCCAAATCCGTAAGTTGATACGCTACATGGGGCGGAATGCTCACGATAGTTTTGTCATCCAGCACCAACCCGCTAACACGCCCTCCCCGATCGAGTCGATAATCGGCAATCTTGCCGGTAGCGGTCGTTAACGCGGGTGCATCGGGTACTGTTGTGGGACGAACGGGGGGCGCATCGAGAACCGTCACTTTCCCTGCGGTCAGGCTGTTCATCCGGAAACGAGTTTCGCCGGTTGGTGCTGTTTCAGAAAAGCCGGTAACGCTTACGGTGCTGCCAGCCTTGATAGCTTTCTGAACCTGCGTACCCAAGTGAGGGGGAAATTTAACGGTAGTTGTCGGGCCTGAGCCAGCGTTGAGCGTGAAGCCATCAAGAATGAAGTCGTCATTGCCGACAAACTGCCCGACTGTACCCGAAACGGTTGTTAATGAGGTGAGTCCGCCAGCCGGATGCCTCCTGCCTGGCTCCTGTTCATCACCTCTATCATCGCGCCCGAATCCAGGACCGGGTTTACCATGCCGACGACCTGGTCCGCCGGGATGTGGAGCATCGCCATCAGGCCCTTTCATCGCTAATGCCGGCTCATTTGGTGGAACGGGCCCTGCCGGGTTCTGAGCATGAGCTAAGGGCGAAGATAAAGTCGAAATAATAAGGGCGAGGGCAATTAATTTTGCGTTAGTTTCCATTAGTCAATTGTTGTTTACTGTTGATTACGGAAGCAAAACTATAACTGCCACATAAGGCCCATCTGAACTGGAAATTAATTTTTCTTCATCTCAGGATTTACTCCCAGATCACTTCAATAACTTCCTTTTTCATATCCACTGTCGTCTGTTTTTCGTCGCTTGCCCGACGTAAAATCAATTTGCCGTTACTGACTTTCACGGCTTCCTGCTGCAACACATGCGTAGCGTCTTTTTTATGGAATACAGAAACCGCCACCTCACTGGTAGAAATAGGCAGGGTCATCGTTTTGCCGGTGGCCTGCACAACACGCGGCACAGCGGGCAATTCCTGATTGCGAAGTAATGCCAGCGCCCGCGATGCCTGAGGGACGCCGTACCCAACGTAATTATTTCCGTACGGATACAAATGCGCTGACTTTTCAATAATAGCCATCACTTCTTTGTTTGTCAGTTTTGGATTTGCCTGCATAATACAGGCGGCAAATCCGGTAATTACCGGAGCCGATAAGGACGTTCCGTATAGCGAAAAACAAGACACATTCGGCTTTAAATACGCCAGATTCTCAGGGCCGATACTGCTGTAACCGATGCGGTTCCAAAGTCGGGCGTTTGTAGCGCCAATAGCCAGCACACCCTGCGCATCGGCGGGCGTGCTGATAATGCGCCACGAGCGATCTTCACCCTCGTTACCGGCCGATACAATAATCAAAATCCCTTTTTTATCGGCGGCTATCTGCGCGGCTTTGCTGATAAGACTTGTATGGCCATCCATCTGGCCCGGTTCGTAATTGTCTTTAGGGTTGCTCATGCCCTTCGCATAGCCCAGCGAAGTGTTTATGAGCCGAACACCGAGGCTGTCCATCCACTCCATCGCAGCCACCCAATTATCTTCCTCACCCCGGTATTCCCGATTTCCCTGATCTGTGCGGGCCAGGTAAAATGTTGCATCGGTGGCTAGTCCGAACTGGATGTTTTCGGTCGGGTCGCTGCCTGCAATGGCCGCCAGCACCTCCGTACCGTGAAAATCGGCGCTGGATTCGAGTGTTCGAAGGAGGTCATTATTGGTTTTCTTCTCGTTCACATAATCGCGCACACGCTTAACGCCCCCGCGGGCAAATACATGCTTAAGCGCATTGGCCGAATCGGCACCAAAGAAACCAGCATCAATAACACCAATGTTCACGAATCGACCGGTCAGTCCCGCCCTTACAAAGTCGGGAGCCTGAATCTGCGACATGACCGGAGCCAGTTGAGGGTTTGCCGGTAAGTCGATCGAGGTGATTACAATTGCCGGATCAATGGCCTGAATTCCCTTCACAAAAGGCATCTTCACGACCTGTGCATATTGCCGGGGTGTTAGCCGGGCCGACACCGCATTGAGCCAGCGTGACTGGCAAATAGGCTGAACCCCTGCTTGTTTAAGCCGATTTAGATAGGCTGTCGATACAGGCTGATCCGTATCATCCAGTGGTAAATTCTGCGTCCTGCGCTGAGCAATAGCCGTTGGCGATAAAGCGGCAGGCGATACACGGTCTCTATCAGTTAGTAGAACCCAATATTTAAGGTCTCTGGCTGGCGGGGCAGGCACAACCTGGGTTTGTGCGGGCTGTGCCAATACAGGCAGGACCTGCACAAAAAGCGTCAGCAGGCAAAATACTACAGATAGTCGACGTGTCATGGTTAGTTTAGGAAGACAGATAAGCTGGCAATAACGTTAAATACAAACCGGATAGAGTCTAAACACAAAAACGCGCAGAAACTCTTATTGCTTTTGAGTTTCTTTGCAAACTTAAACACAAATGCGCCCTCAACAGCCACGATATGCGTTATCTACCAATTGATAGCCAACTTTTTGTTCAAAATCGCCAGCGACTAGTTAGTCTGCTGAAGCCTAAATCGTTGGTGGTGGTGAATGCCAACGACATTATGCCCACCAATGCGGATGGCACAATGACATTTCGCCAAAATAATGACCTTTTCTACCTGACAGGAGTTGATCAGGAAGAAACCCGTCTGGTTCTTTTTCCTGAACATCCAGATCCGAAATTCCGTGAGGTTCTGTTCCTGCGTGAAACGAGCGAACTTATTGAAATTTGGGAGGGCCATAAACTTACCAAAGCCGAAGCCGAGCAAGTAACGGGCCTATCTCAGAAACAAGTGTACTGGATGCATCAGTTCGATCAGGTTTTTGGGCAGATGATTTTTGAAGCCGAGCACATTTATCTGAACACCAATGAACACACGCGGGCCGGTGTTGAAGTCCAGAGTCGCGATGCCCGCTATATAGACGAATTCCGCAGTAAATATCCTTTGCACCAGTTAGAACGGCTTGCACCCTTAATGCACTACCTGCGAGCCATTAAACAACCACAGGAAATACCACTAATCCAGACCGCCATCGACATTACCGACAAGATGTTCCGTCGGCTATTGGGCTTCATTAAACCCGGCGTGTGGGAATACGAAATAGAAGCCGAGATGATGCACGAATTCCTGAGAAGTCGTTCGCGGGGAGCGGCTTACTCGCCCATTATCGCTTCGGGAGCCAACGCTTGTGTACTTCATTACATCGACAACAGCCAGCAATGCCAGGACGGCGACGTAATTTTACTCGACATTGGTGCCGAATATGCGAACTACAATGCTGATATGACTCGCTCGGTACCGGTAAATGGCCGCTTCACAAACCGCCAGCGGGCTGTGTATGATGCCGTTCTCCGTGTCATGAAAGAAGCAACTCAAATGCTTCGTCCCGGCAACCTGTGGGACGAGTACCACCGCGAAGTGGGCAAGGTCATGGAATCCGAATTGATTGGCCTGGGCTTACTTGACCGCACAGACGTTGCGAATCAGGACCCTGACGCACCTTTATACAAGAAATACTTCATGCACGGCACGTCTCACTTTCTGGGTCTTGATGTACACGATGTAGGTAATAAGTACCGACGGATGGAACCGGGTATGGTATTTACCGTTGAACCGGGCATCTACATTCGGGAGGAAAAATTAGGCATACGTTTAGAGAACAATGTGCTGATCACTGAATCAGGTAACATTGATCTGATGGCCAACATTCCACTTGAGGCTGAAGAAATCGAAGACCTGATGAATTGATGTACGAGTTACGATGTACGAATTACGATTTGGCAGCCACATGGCTTGTACATCGTAACTCATACATCGTAATTAGTAAATTACTTTGTTTTGGCCTGCTCGCGCTCAAGCGCAATATTCAGACTGGAATAGATTCGGCGGATAGCCGTTTCCAGACGCTCCCAACCCGAATCGGATGTGAGGTCGATATCGCCAATGTGGTCGCGCTGTGTGCTGGTGAGCACGATGTTCGTTACAGCGGCTACCATCAGACTGGTGATTGCCAGAGGATCGAAATCTGAATAAGGCGCTAGTTTAGCGACCATATTTTTATATGATTGATCCCGGAAATCGGCTAGCCGACGGGCCAGTTCTGTTTCGCCATTGGACATTTCCCAACGAATCAGTTCCTGTGAGGACTTACGCGTTCTAAACTCACGCATAAACTGAATCGTGTATTCAGACCACGCTTTACTACGTGCTTCGGGCGGCACATTGTCCGGCACTGAGTCCAAAAATTTCTCATTGAACATGGATAGAAAGAAACCACGATGCACGTAGGCTTCCAGCAAACCATTCCAGCCCCCGAAGTAACGGTAAATGAGAACTTTGTTGACACCAGCGCGGTCAGCAACGGCATTAATGCCTGCTTTTTCGGTGCCTCGTTCGGCCATTACTTCTCCCATGGCACGTAAAATACGTTCCATGGTCATCTGGCGGTTTCTACGCTTGACGACTTTCATAGATTGGTCGTTGTTTTTGTTAAGAGGAGGAATCAATCAGTTTCTTTCCGTTTAGAAAAGAAAACCTTATTAAAAGGCTCACAAATTTACTGTAAGCGCAAATATGGGTATTAGAGCCGATGTTTTCAAGCTACAAAGTAGAAAATCAAAAAAAACTAAAACTCCAGTTTACTTATTAGGTAACACTATTCTGGGTATACTATATTTTTGTATGTCAACTTTACTCATTATATACTTAAATGCTTATCAGGACTTTAATCCTATAAATAAATACATAATTACTTAAGACTAATTGAGTACAAATACTCAGTAAAAATTATTTAATTTTTAAATAAGTTATTATAGGTCAGCAAATTAAAAAACTTTAAAATATAACTTAATGAAAATCAACTCGTTTCGTCCAATAAAATAGCCGTATTTTTATAGATAAAATTTATGGACAATGCGTATCATTTGGCTTGTTTTATTTCTCAATATCAGTTTATTCAACAGTACCGGTTTAGGCCAAATACTGAGCACATCAAATTTACCAATTATCATTATCAATACAAATGGGCAGTCCATACCTGACGAACCTAAACTCGTGGCTGAACTTCGTATCATTGATAACGGTGCGGGTAAACGCAACGATGTAGTAGACAAACCTGCTTTCATCAGTAAAATTGGCATTGAAATGCGGGGGGCAACATCCCAACAGTTATTCCCCAAAAAGCCTTATGGTTTTGAACTTCGGGATAGTTCTGGTATAAATTCCATTAATGCCTCGCTGCTTGGCATGCCCTCCGAATCAGATTGGGTCTTAAACGCAACCTACAACGACAAAACGCTTATTCGGGAAACGCTGACCTATGACTTAAATCGACAGATAAGCCCTTTTTTTACGCCCCGGTATCGCTACTGCGAGGTGATTTTAAACGGCAGTTACAATGGCGTCTACATTCTTTTCGAGAAGATCAAACGGGGCAAAAACCGGGTCAATGTTAGTAGCATCAAACCAACTGATATATCGGGCGATGCACTGACAGGGGGCTATATTTTTAAACTAGACAAAACAGAAGGGTCGCCTTCACGGTCGTGGAACTCGCCTTACAGAAGCTCAAATGGACAACTGATTCCCATTCAGATTGACCGACCAAAGCCCGAAGATCTTGCCGAAACCCAATTCCAGTATGCGAAACAATTCGTTACCGATTTTGAGAATTCGTTGAAAGGCGCTCAATATCAGGATTCCACCACAGGTTACCGCAAATACATCAACGACGATTCGTTTGTCGATTATCTACTGTTAACTGAGGTATGTAAGAATGTTGACGGTTATCGGTTAAGCAGTTATTTTTATAAAGATCGTGATAGCAAAGGAGGGAAGTTAATTATGGGTCCCATTTGGGATTATAACCTCACCTATGGCAATGCCAATTACTGTAACGGCAACCCGTATCAGGGATGGGTCTACAGTTTCAATAGCATCTGCCCAACCGATACGTATCAAATGCCCTTTTGGTGGGACCGGTTGCTTAGTGACCGTCGCTTTGCCAACAATGTGCGTATCAAATATCAGGCACTTCGCAAGAATGTTCTCAAAACGGAGCGAATTCAGGCTTATATAGATTCGGTGGCAACCGAACTTACCGAAGCCCGAACCCGTAATTTCCAGCGTTGGCCCATTATTGGCACCTATGTCTGGCCAAATGGCTATGTGGGACAAACCTATCAGCAGGAAGTTGACTACCTGAAATCCTGGGTTAAAAATCGGCTGGAATGGATAGACAACGCGATTATACCCTTTGGCTCAGAAGTACTGGCGACAGAACCTACTGATGACTATAAACTCACGATCAGCCCAAATCCATCGACCAGCGATGTTACTCTGTTTTATAAACTCCAGCAACGTACTGATTTACAACTAACAATTACAGACGACAGCGGGCGAACCGTTCATAATACATCTTGGCTTGGTCAGCCAGCGGGCGAGCACAGACAAGTATTATCTGCCGGGTCACTGCCCTCTACACCCGGAGTTTATTTCCTGCACTTGAATGCGAACGGACAACCTGTCAGCCAAAAAATGCTTCGCAATTAAGTAAACATCCCCGGCCAGGATTAAGACGGCGAATTGTGAAACGGTCTTATCTTTGGCCTTTGTCGTCCATTCATCCTGTATCTTATGAAAGTAGCCGGATTCAGTTTTATCCGAAATGCCATCCAGTTCGATTACCCAATTATTGAGGCCATTACCTCTGTCCTGCCCCTGTGCGACGAATTTGTCATTGCCGTTGGCGATTCAGACGATGACACAATTGGATTGATTGAGGCAATGTCGTCGGATAAAATTCGAATCATTCGAACGACATGGGATGAAAACGCGAAAGCCGGTGGTCGCGTGCTGGCAAAGGAAACAGATAAAGCGCTGGCCGCCATTTCGCCGGATGTGGACTGGGCTTTTTATATTCAGGGCGACGAGGTACTACATGAGAAATATATCCCGGTGGTTCGGGAGGCCATGCAGCGGTACGTGACGGATAAACATGTAGACGGACTACTCTTCAATTACCTACATTTTTACGGCTCATACAACTACGTAGGCGACTCCCGGCGGTGGTATAGGCGGGAAGTTCGGGTAATTCGCAATACGGGCAACATTGTGTCCTATAAGGATGCTCAGGGCTTCCGAACCCGCGACAACAAGAAACTAAGGGTAAAATTAATTGACGCCTACATTTACCATTATGGGTGGGTAAAGCCCCCCGAAACCCAGAAAAAACGGCTTCGTAATGCTAATCACTTCTGGAATACAGGCGAAAATATAGCCAAAGCCGATGCCGGCGTTGATGCATTCGACTATGGCCACATTGATTCACTGGCACATTTCACAGACACACATCCAGCCGTAATGCAGGCCCGCGTAAATCGGCTGAACTGGCCATTCACATTCGATACCAGTCAGAAACGCTACACCCCCAGAGTTCGATTTCTGACGTTTATGGAAAACCTGACAGGCTGGCGAATTGGGGAGTATAAGAATTATATTTTGAAGTAATAGGAGTGAGAAGCGAGTAATAGTAGGCTCAACGACAACAACGCATCTGCACTTCTACTACTCGCTATTCGCTCCTAATACTACCGTCTACACATCACACAACATCACCGCTTCTTTCAAACTGGTGAGCGGATCACGTTTAGGGATGAATTCCTGAGCCACAAAGCCTTTGAAACCAGTATCCACGATGGCCTTCATAATAGCTGGATAGTATAGTTCCTGCGATTCGTCGATCTCGTTACGACCGGGATTGCCACCGGTATGATAATGACCAATGTATTTATTATGCTCCCGTATGGTGCGGATAATGTCGCCTTCCATAATCTGCATATGGTAAATATCATACAGCAGCTTGAAGTTTTCGGACCCGACGCGTTTGCATAATTCGACGCCCCAGGCCGTATGATCGCACATGTAATCTTTGTGATCGACTTTGCTGTTCAGCAATTCCATGATCATGGTGACACCATGCTTTTCGGCACTTGGCATCAGACGTTTCAGCGCTACGGCACAGTTGTCAAGCCCCTCTTCGTTGCTCATGCCCCGCCGATTTCCCGAAAAGCAAATAACGGTCGTTAAG contains:
- a CDS encoding response regulator transcription factor, whose amino-acid sequence is MKILIIEDERKLARFIKQGLEQHGHVADLTHSGSEGLNHIAGGLYDLVLLDLMLPGQTGFEVLQNLRSFGLTVPVMILSALSDPDKVVQGLDLGAVDYLRKPFDFNELLARIRVLQRRTTTGDDVVLRVADLEMRLIKHEVSKSKTTLELTNREFALLELLMRKAGQLVTKNEIAEKVWSVDFDMGSNVIEVHIYQLRKKLDAIGTTGLIETLISRGYRLKTP
- a CDS encoding S8 family serine peptidase, which gives rise to MTRRLSVVFCLLTLFVQVLPVLAQPAQTQVVPAPPARDLKYWVLLTDRDRVSPAALSPTAIAQRRTQNLPLDDTDQPVSTAYLNRLKQAGVQPICQSRWLNAVSARLTPRQYAQVVKMPFVKGIQAIDPAIVITSIDLPANPQLAPVMSQIQAPDFVRAGLTGRFVNIGVIDAGFFGADSANALKHVFARGGVKRVRDYVNEKKTNNDLLRTLESSADFHGTEVLAAIAGSDPTENIQFGLATDATFYLARTDQGNREYRGEEDNWVAAMEWMDSLGVRLINTSLGYAKGMSNPKDNYEPGQMDGHTSLISKAAQIAADKKGILIIVSAGNEGEDRSWRIISTPADAQGVLAIGATNARLWNRIGYSSIGPENLAYLKPNVSCFSLYGTSLSAPVITGFAACIMQANPKLTNKEVMAIIEKSAHLYPYGNNYVGYGVPQASRALALLRNQELPAVPRVVQATGKTMTLPISTSEVAVSVFHKKDATHVLQQEAVKVSNGKLILRRASDEKQTTVDMKKEVIEVIWE
- a CDS encoding aminopeptidase P family protein — its product is MRYLPIDSQLFVQNRQRLVSLLKPKSLVVVNANDIMPTNADGTMTFRQNNDLFYLTGVDQEETRLVLFPEHPDPKFREVLFLRETSELIEIWEGHKLTKAEAEQVTGLSQKQVYWMHQFDQVFGQMIFEAEHIYLNTNEHTRAGVEVQSRDARYIDEFRSKYPLHQLERLAPLMHYLRAIKQPQEIPLIQTAIDITDKMFRRLLGFIKPGVWEYEIEAEMMHEFLRSRSRGAAYSPIIASGANACVLHYIDNSQQCQDGDVILLDIGAEYANYNADMTRSVPVNGRFTNRQRAVYDAVLRVMKEATQMLRPGNLWDEYHREVGKVMESELIGLGLLDRTDVANQDPDAPLYKKYFMHGTSHFLGLDVHDVGNKYRRMEPGMVFTVEPGIYIREEKLGIRLENNVLITESGNIDLMANIPLEAEEIEDLMN
- a CDS encoding TetR/AcrR family transcriptional regulator; amino-acid sequence: MTMERILRAMGEVMAERGTEKAGINAVADRAGVNKVLIYRYFGGWNGLLEAYVHRGFFLSMFNEKFLDSVPDNVPPEARSKAWSEYTIQFMREFRTRKSSQELIRWEMSNGETELARRLADFRDQSYKNMVAKLAPYSDFDPLAITSLMVAAVTNIVLTSTQRDHIGDIDLTSDSGWERLETAIRRIYSSLNIALEREQAKTK
- a CDS encoding CotH kinase family protein — encoded protein: MAELRIIDNGAGKRNDVVDKPAFISKIGIEMRGATSQQLFPKKPYGFELRDSSGINSINASLLGMPSESDWVLNATYNDKTLIRETLTYDLNRQISPFFTPRYRYCEVILNGSYNGVYILFEKIKRGKNRVNVSSIKPTDISGDALTGGYIFKLDKTEGSPSRSWNSPYRSSNGQLIPIQIDRPKPEDLAETQFQYAKQFVTDFENSLKGAQYQDSTTGYRKYINDDSFVDYLLLTEVCKNVDGYRLSSYFYKDRDSKGGKLIMGPIWDYNLTYGNANYCNGNPYQGWVYSFNSICPTDTYQMPFWWDRLLSDRRFANNVRIKYQALRKNVLKTERIQAYIDSVATELTEARTRNFQRWPIIGTYVWPNGYVGQTYQQEVDYLKSWVKNRLEWIDNAIIPFGSEVLATEPTDDYKLTISPNPSTSDVTLFYKLQQRTDLQLTITDDSGRTVHNTSWLGQPAGEHRQVLSAGSLPSTPGVYFLHLNANGQPVSQKMLRN
- a CDS encoding glycosyltransferase family protein; the encoded protein is MKVAGFSFIRNAIQFDYPIIEAITSVLPLCDEFVIAVGDSDDDTIGLIEAMSSDKIRIIRTTWDENAKAGGRVLAKETDKALAAISPDVDWAFYIQGDEVLHEKYIPVVREAMQRYVTDKHVDGLLFNYLHFYGSYNYVGDSRRWYRREVRVIRNTGNIVSYKDAQGFRTRDNKKLRVKLIDAYIYHYGWVKPPETQKKRLRNANHFWNTGENIAKADAGVDAFDYGHIDSLAHFTDTHPAVMQARVNRLNWPFTFDTSQKRYTPRVRFLTFMENLTGWRIGEYKNYILK
- a CDS encoding hydroxypyruvate isomerase family protein — protein: MIRRSALKTLTGTALTLPLLSDSFASSMAQSEQTAPLLKGHINHSVCKWCYSKIPLEDFCKAAKEIGIKSIELLNPDEWPIVQKHGLTVALPQGAGKGINDGFNNPKFHDELVASYEAIFPKLKAAGLTTVICFSGNRRGMSNEEGLDNCAVALKRLMPSAEKHGVTMIMELLNSKVDHKDYMCDHTAWGVELCKRVGSENFKLLYDIYHMQIMEGDIIRTIREHNKYIGHYHTGGNPGRNEIDESQELYYPAIMKAIVDTGFKGFVAQEFIPKRDPLTSLKEAVMLCDV